Proteins found in one Coffea eugenioides isolate CCC68of chromosome 5, Ceug_1.0, whole genome shotgun sequence genomic segment:
- the LOC113770671 gene encoding probable beta-1,3-galactosyltransferase 2 isoform X2 produces the protein MSFKSRGGEQQPSRSVISQKWTIFLCIGSFCVGMFFTNRMWAVPESKGITRSAGVEGESLNLVSEGCNPKFQKYVKRDSKDILGEPSKSQQAIQTLDKTISNLEMKLAAAKAAQESILSGSPISEDMEKTGSSGRRKYFMVVGINTAFSSRKRRDSVRATWMPQGEKRRKMEEEKGVIIRFVIGHSATLGGILDRAIEAENKKHGDFMRLDHVEGYLELSAKTKSYFATAVTMWDAEYYVKVDDDVHVNIATLGDTLARHRKKPRIYIGCMKSGPVLAQKGVRYHEPEYWKFGEAGNKYFRHATGQLYAISKDLATYISVNQHVLHKYANEDVSLGSWFIGLDVLHIDDRRLCCGTPPDCEWKAQAGNICVASFDWTCSGICRSVDRIKEVHRRCGEGENAIWTAAF, from the exons ATGTCTTTCAAGAGCAGAGGAGGAGAGCAGCAACCATCGAGAAGCGTCATATCTCAAAAATGGACTATTTTTCTCTGTATTGGTAGTTTCTGTGTTGGAATGTTTTTCACTAATAG AATGTGGGCGGTGCCTGAATCAAAGGGTATCACAAGAAGTGCAGGAGTAGAAGGAGAGAGCCTAAACTTAGTTTCAGAGGGTTGTAATCCTAAATTT CAGAAGTATGTAAAAAGGGATTCTAAGGACATTTTGGGAGAACCCTCTAAAAGTCAGCAAGCCATACA GACATTGGACAAGACAATTTCAAATTTGGAGATGAAGTTAGCTGCTGCTAAGGCAGCTCAAGAGTCGATTCTCAGCGGATCTCCAATATCTGAAGACATGGAGAAGACTGGATCGTCTGGCAGAAGAAAATATTTTATGGTTGTGGGAATAAATACTGCATTTAGCAGCCGAAAAAGAAGGGACTCTGTTCGTGCAACATGGATGCCCCAAG gtgaaaaaagaaggaaaatggaaGAAGAGAAAGGAGTCATCATTCGCTTTGTTATTGGTCACAG TGCCACGTTAGGAGGAATACTGGACAGAGCTATTGAAGCTGAGAACAAGAAGCATGGAGATTTCATGAGGCTG GATCATGTTGAGGGATACCTTGAATTATCTGCAAAGACAAAGTCTTACTTTGCTACTGCTGTTACTATGTGGGATGCAGAGTACTATGTCAAAGTTGACGATGATGTGCATGTAAATATAG CAACACTTGGTGATACTTTAGCAAGGCATAGGAAGAAACCAAGGATATATATTGGTTGCATGAAATCTGGACCAGTGCTTGCTCAGAA GGGAGTAAGATATCATGAACCAGAATATTGGAAATTTGGGGAGGCAGGAAACAAGTACTTCCGTCATGCTACAGGACAATTATATGCCATTTCAAAAGATTTGGCTACTTATATTTCTGTCAACCA GCATGTACTGCACAAGTATGCTAATGAAGATGTGTCTTTGGGATCTTGGTTTATTGGGCTTGATGTGCTGCATATTGATGATCGCAGATTATGCTGTGGAACTCCGCCTG ATTGTGAATGGAAGGCACAAGCTGGCAATATCTGTGTAGCTTCATTTGACTGGACCTGCAGTGGCATCTGCCGGTCTGTAGATCGGATCAAGGAGGTTCATCGGCGCTGTGGGGAAGGTGAAAATGCTATTTGGACTGCTGCTTTTTAA
- the LOC113770671 gene encoding probable beta-1,3-galactosyltransferase 2 isoform X1, translating to MSFKSRGGEQQPSRSVISQKWTIFLCIGSFCVGMFFTNRMWAVPESKGITRSAGVEGESLNLVSEGCNPKFLQQKYVKRDSKDILGEPSKSQQAIQTLDKTISNLEMKLAAAKAAQESILSGSPISEDMEKTGSSGRRKYFMVVGINTAFSSRKRRDSVRATWMPQGEKRRKMEEEKGVIIRFVIGHSATLGGILDRAIEAENKKHGDFMRLDHVEGYLELSAKTKSYFATAVTMWDAEYYVKVDDDVHVNIATLGDTLARHRKKPRIYIGCMKSGPVLAQKGVRYHEPEYWKFGEAGNKYFRHATGQLYAISKDLATYISVNQHVLHKYANEDVSLGSWFIGLDVLHIDDRRLCCGTPPDCEWKAQAGNICVASFDWTCSGICRSVDRIKEVHRRCGEGENAIWTAAF from the exons ATGTCTTTCAAGAGCAGAGGAGGAGAGCAGCAACCATCGAGAAGCGTCATATCTCAAAAATGGACTATTTTTCTCTGTATTGGTAGTTTCTGTGTTGGAATGTTTTTCACTAATAG AATGTGGGCGGTGCCTGAATCAAAGGGTATCACAAGAAGTGCAGGAGTAGAAGGAGAGAGCCTAAACTTAGTTTCAGAGGGTTGTAATCCTAAATTT TTGCAGCAGAAGTATGTAAAAAGGGATTCTAAGGACATTTTGGGAGAACCCTCTAAAAGTCAGCAAGCCATACA GACATTGGACAAGACAATTTCAAATTTGGAGATGAAGTTAGCTGCTGCTAAGGCAGCTCAAGAGTCGATTCTCAGCGGATCTCCAATATCTGAAGACATGGAGAAGACTGGATCGTCTGGCAGAAGAAAATATTTTATGGTTGTGGGAATAAATACTGCATTTAGCAGCCGAAAAAGAAGGGACTCTGTTCGTGCAACATGGATGCCCCAAG gtgaaaaaagaaggaaaatggaaGAAGAGAAAGGAGTCATCATTCGCTTTGTTATTGGTCACAG TGCCACGTTAGGAGGAATACTGGACAGAGCTATTGAAGCTGAGAACAAGAAGCATGGAGATTTCATGAGGCTG GATCATGTTGAGGGATACCTTGAATTATCTGCAAAGACAAAGTCTTACTTTGCTACTGCTGTTACTATGTGGGATGCAGAGTACTATGTCAAAGTTGACGATGATGTGCATGTAAATATAG CAACACTTGGTGATACTTTAGCAAGGCATAGGAAGAAACCAAGGATATATATTGGTTGCATGAAATCTGGACCAGTGCTTGCTCAGAA GGGAGTAAGATATCATGAACCAGAATATTGGAAATTTGGGGAGGCAGGAAACAAGTACTTCCGTCATGCTACAGGACAATTATATGCCATTTCAAAAGATTTGGCTACTTATATTTCTGTCAACCA GCATGTACTGCACAAGTATGCTAATGAAGATGTGTCTTTGGGATCTTGGTTTATTGGGCTTGATGTGCTGCATATTGATGATCGCAGATTATGCTGTGGAACTCCGCCTG ATTGTGAATGGAAGGCACAAGCTGGCAATATCTGTGTAGCTTCATTTGACTGGACCTGCAGTGGCATCTGCCGGTCTGTAGATCGGATCAAGGAGGTTCATCGGCGCTGTGGGGAAGGTGAAAATGCTATTTGGACTGCTGCTTTTTAA